A genomic stretch from Syntrophorhabdaceae bacterium includes:
- a CDS encoding transposase: MPRHARLDAAGILHHVIIRGIEKKPIFTSNADRKDFLERLSILVPETKTSCYAWALMSNHVHMLLRTGDAPLSTFMARLLTGYAAGFNRRHKRSGHLFQNRYRSILCQEEPYLKELVRYIHLNPLRAGIVPDFESLCTYPWSGHAVLVGNRPCEWQDIDAILSLFGANAAKARSSYGEFVRSAVGQGRRPELVGGGLIRSLGGWEEARASKHEGLMKGDERILGDTSFVLGILKRAEEKLTRRYEMKQSGLDMAAIERGICELYGMSREDLYVRGRHKTLVEARSVFCFLAVQELETPLKDLAVRFAVSEPAVSYAVRRGRDIVREKKLEVFGKVT, encoded by the coding sequence ATGCCGCGACACGCCCGCCTTGATGCAGCCGGTATTCTCCACCATGTCATTATAAGAGGCATCGAAAAGAAACCGATCTTCACCAGCAACGCCGACAGGAAGGACTTCCTCGAACGATTATCCATCCTTGTTCCGGAGACAAAGACATCCTGCTATGCCTGGGCGCTCATGTCGAACCATGTCCACATGCTTCTGCGCACCGGCGATGCTCCCCTTTCAACGTTCATGGCGCGGCTGCTGACGGGCTATGCGGCTGGGTTCAACCGCAGGCACAAACGTTCGGGGCACCTTTTCCAGAACCGGTACAGATCCATCCTCTGCCAGGAGGAGCCATACCTGAAGGAGTTGGTCCGCTATATTCATCTCAATCCGCTCCGAGCCGGCATCGTGCCGGACTTTGAGTCGCTCTGTACCTACCCCTGGTCGGGCCATGCGGTTCTTGTCGGCAACAGGCCATGCGAATGGCAGGATATCGATGCCATCCTTTCTTTGTTCGGTGCGAATGCCGCGAAGGCCCGGTCGTCCTATGGTGAATTCGTGAGGTCGGCAGTTGGTCAGGGCCGTCGGCCCGAACTTGTGGGTGGAGGCCTGATACGAAGTCTTGGGGGATGGGAGGAGGCAAGAGCCTCCAAACACGAGGGTTTAATGAAGGGTGACGAACGTATCCTTGGCGACACGTCTTTTGTGCTGGGGATCCTCAAGCGGGCAGAGGAAAAGCTGACCCGCCGCTACGAAATGAAACAGTCGGGTCTTGATATGGCCGCCATAGAAAGGGGAATCTGTGAACTGTATGGCATGTCCCGCGAAGACCTTTATGTTCGTGGAAGACACAAGACTCTTGTTGAAGCGAGAAGTGTCTTCTGCTTCCTGGCGGTACAGGAACTGGAGACTCCGCTGAAGGACCTTGCGGTACGCTTTGCGGTTTCGGAGCCGGCTGTAAGCTATGCCGTGAGAAGGGGGCGGGATATCGTTCGGGAGAAGAAGCTGGAGGTCTTCGGAAAAGTTACTTAA
- a CDS encoding DUF2283 domain-containing protein — MKLNYYPETDSLYIDLSEKTSVDSREISEGIVLDYDAENNLVGIDIDNASKKVHLKELTLKKLPADIFSAA, encoded by the coding sequence ATGAAACTGAACTATTATCCGGAAACAGACTCTCTTTATATCGATCTCTCCGAGAAAACAAGCGTGGATAGTCGGGAGATCTCGGAGGGTATTGTGCTTGATTATGATGCCGAGAATAATCTTGTGGGAATAGATATCGATAATGCCAGCAAGAAGGTACATCTCAAAGAATTGACCCTTAAGAAGCTGCCGGCGGATATATTCTCCGCAGCTTGA
- a CDS encoding type II toxin-antitoxin system VapC family toxin, which yields MTKWVIDCSFAAALFLPDKASPQVNQFFSEYPDSRTLHVPMLWWYELTNVLCTAERKKMLKEVDVQRITQLLSGFPLETDEAQGFPYIRRLYEVARTYGLSSYDAAYLELAIRMDAQLATLDKELITAANVCGVKTQVSR from the coding sequence TTGACAAAATGGGTCATAGATTGCTCCTTTGCAGCGGCGCTCTTTTTGCCGGACAAAGCCTCCCCGCAGGTCAATCAATTCTTTTCTGAATATCCCGATTCCCGCACACTGCATGTTCCAATGTTGTGGTGGTACGAACTGACAAACGTCCTTTGTACAGCCGAACGCAAAAAGATGCTGAAAGAAGTTGATGTTCAGAGAATCACGCAGCTTCTTTCGGGATTCCCCCTGGAGACAGACGAAGCTCAGGGGTTTCCTTACATCAGGCGACTGTACGAGGTTGCCCGTACATACGGGCTTTCGTCTTACGACGCAGCCTATCTTGAGCTGGCCATACGTATGGATGCCCAACTGGCAACGCTGGACAAGGAACTGATCACCGCCGCAAATGTCTGCGGGGTCAAAACACAGGTGAGCAGGTGA